One part of the Dyadobacter sp. 676 genome encodes these proteins:
- a CDS encoding ABC transporter permease produces the protein MLKNYLKLAFRTLVKDKFYSLINILGLTIGVTCGMLLLLYVTDELSYDRYHQKSLPDLPHCFVYPRAGQDQ, from the coding sequence ATGCTGAAAAACTATCTGAAACTGGCATTTCGCACCCTGGTCAAGGACAAATTTTATAGCCTGATCAACATTCTCGGACTTACCATCGGCGTGACCTGCGGGATGTTGTTGCTCCTCTACGTGACCGACGAGCTCAGTTACGACCGTTACCATCAAAAAAGCCTCCCGGATTTACCGCATTGTTTCGTATATCCGCGAGCCGGACAAGATCAATAA